Within the Paenibacillus sp. AN1007 genome, the region GAAGCCGGTTTTGAATGGCGTGACGCTGGATGCAGCATGTGTCTCGCGATGAATCCAGACGTACTGCAGCCAGGACAGCGCTGCGCATCGACTTCCAACCGTAACTTTGAAGGTCGTCAAGGCCGCGGTGGACGTACGCATCTGGTTTCGCCAGCAATGGCAGCGGCAGCAGCGGTTAAGGGACATTTTGTAGACGTACGTGACTGGAATTTCAAAACAGAAGCGGTTATCTAACTTGAGAACGGCCAGAAGGGAGAACAGATAATATGGAAGCATTTAAAACACTGCAGGGCATCGTTGCACCGGTAGACCGGGTCAATGTAGATACAGACGCAATTATCCCGAAACAATTTTTGAAACGGATTGAACGTACCGGATTTGGACAATTTTTGTTCTACGAATGGCGTTTTGATGAAGAGGGGAATAACAATCCTTCCTTCGAAATGAATAAACCTCGTTATCAAGGGGCTTCGGTTCTGATTTCTCGTGCTAACTTTGGCTGCGGTTCTTCACGTGAGCATGCGCCTTGGGCGATCATGGACTATGGATTCCGTTGTGTCATTGCACCATCATTTGCGGATATCTTCTATAACAACTGTTTCAAAAACGGTATTCTGCCAATCAAGCTGTCGGAAGAGCAGGTCGAAGATCTGTTCCAGCGCACAGCAAATCATGAGAAATACGAGCTGAATGTGAATCTGGAAAATAAAACGATCACAGATGCATACGGACTGCATATCGATTTTGATTTGGATGAACACCGCCGTCAATTCCTGCTGCAGGGACTGGATGATATCGGTCTGACACTTCAGCATGATGATGAGATTACCGCTTATGAACAGCGTCACGCAGCCAAACTTTTTGGCTGATGAGCAGTTTAAATAAGGCCTCCATACGGCCAAGGAACACTTTGTTTCCTTGGCTCCGATGTGGAGGCTTTTTTATGCGGCTTTACGACTAAATATGACAACGTTGTAACCGGATCAATGGACAATATCTGATAGACTGGATAGTAGATTATGGCAGGTACATAACGTAAAACAGGCGTCGAAGCAGGACACAGATCGAACTTTCATAACTTAATAAGAATGGTGGATGACGTATGAAAAAATGGTCGGCAGCAGTCGTTTTTTTTCTGTTCCTTTGTCTTTTTCCGGTGATGGCTCATGCAGACCGTGCACCTTCGATCATGCTGGATGGAGTCGCCATCGATCAGAAGGCGGGTGCACCGGCGGAGAATATCGGCAAAACGGTTATGGTCCCGATTCGAATTGTATCCGAAAATCTGGGTTATGACGTGAAGTGGGAAAAGACCACTCAAACCGTGCACGTTCAGCGAGGCGGCAGTTCGATTGAAATGACTGCTGGGAAGGATGCGGCAACGGTTAATGGCACCGTGGTCAATCTGGACGCGCCTCCGCTGATCAAGCAGGGAACAACTCTGGTGCCTTTGCGTTTTGTAGGTGAAGGTATGGGCCTGCGGGTCGGCTGGGACAATGGAACCAAAACGGTCAGTTTGTTCAGCATCCCGCCCGTTGTGGATACGGTGCCCGATAGTGATCCGGTAGTGACTCCAGCTCCGGCTGGTTTGACCGAATTGCAAAGTATCAGCTTCAGCGGCGATCGCTTGATTGTGGCGACAAATGGAAGTATCAGTCCGAAAGTGTCCAGCATCAGCGGACCGGACCGAATCATCATTGATCTGCCCGATACCACCTTTTCACAGACTTTCGTGGACGGACAAGCCGCTGTACCAGACGGGAGCGGACAGATTGAAGTGGCCGATTCTTCTTTGGTTTCAAAAGTGCGATTCGCCATGTTCAGTCAGTCCCCATCCACCGTGCGAGTCGTTCTCGATTTGACTCAAAGCGCAGCAGCGAACTGGTCGCTCGGAGAGAAAAATGTGCTGCTCGTTGATCTCACAGCTGCAAACGGAACTTCGGGCAGCCAACCTGCACTGCCGGAAAATGACGGTAAAACAGTCGTTGTCATTGATCCTGGACATGGCGGGCGTCAGTCCGGTGCGGTCAGCGTAACAGGTGCCTATGAGAAAGATTTTAATCTGGCAGTAGGGCTTAAAGTGAAGGCGCTGTTGGAACAAAATACGAACATACAGACAGTCATAACACGTCAGGATGATACGGAACTCTCACTGCAGCAGCGAGTGGACATCGCCAAGCTGAACCAGGCCGATCTGTTTGTGTCGATACATGGAAACAAATTTACAACTCCTGTCCCGAACGGAATTGAAACACTCTACACGCGTAAAGAAAGCAGGACTCTTGCCGAGACACTTCACAAACATGTACTGCCTGTTACAGGACTTAAGGACCGCGGAGTTAAAGTAGCGAGCCTGCATGTGACTCGGGAAACAGCGATGCCTGCCGTGCTGCTTGAATTAGGGTTTTTAAGTAATCCATCCGATGAGGCACTTATGCTTTCAGAGTCATATCAGGATCAATGTGCTCAGGCGATTGTTGACGGAATTGCAGATTATTTAAGTTTGTAGAAGTCTTTTTTCGTAAATATGCAGATAGGGAAGCCCGTTGTTTCAAGATGCTTATTTGATAAATCAGGAAAAAATAAGACATTAAAATGTAAAAAAAGCTTGATCTGACAACGTTTTTTTTCTGTTATGTTGGAATATATTCGCAACTTTTGAGATTGGGAGGCGTCTAATAGGTGTCTGGTAATGCCCAAGTGTTCAGTGGAAGTTGCAAACTTGCAGCATGCGGCAAAAAAATATGAGATTGGTAGGGGTGAAGGATGAAGAAGTTCGGTTTTTTGGTACTGTTATTTGTCTTTGGGTTCGTTTTCCCGGGCTATAGTCATGCAGCAGCAGACACGAAAATTAT harbors:
- the leuD gene encoding 3-isopropylmalate dehydratase small subunit — protein: MEAFKTLQGIVAPVDRVNVDTDAIIPKQFLKRIERTGFGQFLFYEWRFDEEGNNNPSFEMNKPRYQGASVLISRANFGCGSSREHAPWAIMDYGFRCVIAPSFADIFYNNCFKNGILPIKLSEEQVEDLFQRTANHEKYELNVNLENKTITDAYGLHIDFDLDEHRRQFLLQGLDDIGLTLQHDDEITAYEQRHAAKLFG
- a CDS encoding N-acetylmuramoyl-L-alanine amidase family protein, producing the protein MKKWSAAVVFFLFLCLFPVMAHADRAPSIMLDGVAIDQKAGAPAENIGKTVMVPIRIVSENLGYDVKWEKTTQTVHVQRGGSSIEMTAGKDAATVNGTVVNLDAPPLIKQGTTLVPLRFVGEGMGLRVGWDNGTKTVSLFSIPPVVDTVPDSDPVVTPAPAGLTELQSISFSGDRLIVATNGSISPKVSSISGPDRIIIDLPDTTFSQTFVDGQAAVPDGSGQIEVADSSLVSKVRFAMFSQSPSTVRVVLDLTQSAAANWSLGEKNVLLVDLTAANGTSGSQPALPENDGKTVVVIDPGHGGRQSGAVSVTGAYEKDFNLAVGLKVKALLEQNTNIQTVITRQDDTELSLQQRVDIAKLNQADLFVSIHGNKFTTPVPNGIETLYTRKESRTLAETLHKHVLPVTGLKDRGVKVASLHVTRETAMPAVLLELGFLSNPSDEALMLSESYQDQCAQAIVDGIADYLSL